The following are from one region of the Vitis riparia cultivar Riparia Gloire de Montpellier isolate 1030 chromosome 9, EGFV_Vit.rip_1.0, whole genome shotgun sequence genome:
- the LOC117922300 gene encoding probable LRR receptor-like serine/threonine-protein kinase At1g53430 isoform X2, producing the protein MLKSADPNNQEFEWKKQMFTVLELLPWKLSVEEATLLIGQKKNASIVLIGHSLKGKGNLMGLVDPRLGLDFNKEEIMVMINIALLCTNVSPAVRPAMPSVVNMLEGRIAVPDICF; encoded by the exons ATGCTCAAGTCTGCTGATCCAAACAACCAAGAATTTGAG TGGAAGAAGCAAATGTTTACAGTTTTGGAATTGTTGCCTTGGAAATTGTCAGTGGAAGAAGCAACATTACTTATAGGCCAAAAGAAGAATGCATCTATCGTCTTGATTGG GCACTCATTAAAAGGGAAGGGGAATTTGATGGGTCTAGTCGACCCCAGATTGGGCTTAGACTTCAACAAGGAAGAGATCATGGTGATGATCAACATAGCTCTCCTGTGCACAAACGTCTCTCCAGCAGTCAGGCCAGCTATGCCATCAGTTGTGAACATGCTTGAAGGCAGAATTGCTGTTCCGGACATTTGTTTCTGA
- the LOC117922300 gene encoding probable LRR receptor-like serine/threonine-protein kinase At5g65240 isoform X1 produces MLKSADPNNQEFEWKKQMFTVLELLPWKLSVEEATLLIGQKKNASIVLIGHSLKGKGNLMGLVDPRLGLDFNKEEIMVMINIALLCTNVSPAVRPAMTFVSDPSAPCDDLKLKEMISLRPRKEHGFSSGVASYSY; encoded by the exons ATGCTCAAGTCTGCTGATCCAAACAACCAAGAATTTGAG TGGAAGAAGCAAATGTTTACAGTTTTGGAATTGTTGCCTTGGAAATTGTCAGTGGAAGAAGCAACATTACTTATAGGCCAAAAGAAGAATGCATCTATCGTCTTGATTGG GCACTCATTAAAAGGGAAGGGGAATTTGATGGGTCTAGTCGACCCCAGATTGGGCTTAGACTTCAACAAGGAAGAGATCATGGTGATGATCAACATAGCTCTCCTGTGCACAAACGTCTCTCCAGCAGTCAGGCCAGCTAT GACATTTGTTTCTGATCCCAGTGCTCCTTGTGATGACTTAAAGCTCAAGGAGATGATATCGCTACGTCCAAGAAAAGAGCATGGGTTTAGCAGTGGTGTGGCATCTTATTCATACTAA